DNA from Daucus carota subsp. sativus chromosome 1, DH1 v3.0, whole genome shotgun sequence:
CGATcgattaaagaaaataaaaaaaaaagtaaaaatacatGCATTTCACAAAATAGATCACTAAAAGATGGCAGAGAAAGTTGCTCTTCCTCAGATTCAAAATCTTTGTCCTTTATATATGCTATTACTTAGCTGGAAATGTTATGAAATTGGCAGTCATGCTGATCCTTTTATTGGTTAAGTACAGTGGGAAGATCCTATCAAAAGAACAGTTAATTTCATCGTCTAAACATCTATATTCTGGGCCAACAGCTGGATAAGTTTATTTAAAACATACATTCCAAAGTGCATTTagcaagttacattccaatgcACATAAGTTTCTAATGTATATATACATCATCAATTAGCATTAGGCAACAAGAACAACGAAGCAAAATGAATATGAGAGGACTGATATTATTCACAAGGCAGCTGCATGTCATCTCAAGATCAGGAACCAGCATCATCAAACCAGCTTCTCCAACTCCTGAAAACTTTAAAGTCTACCATCTTCCTTTACATGATTGTATGATGCCAAATATCTATATTCcggcaatatttttttatgcagACATTAGTAAGGCCGCAGATCATAAATCAACAGTTTCAAATCTACTCAAGAACTCTTTATCCGAGACACTGACAAAGTATTACCCGTATGCTGGAAGGCTAAGGCCTTCCGGATCTTCTGTTGACTGTAATGATGAGGGAGTTCATTTTGTTGAGGCACGGATTGGATGCAAGCTAGCTCATGTTCTGGAAAAAGATCCTGCCAAGGAAGACGAACAAGGTCTAGGCCATCTCTTTCCACCTCTCGCGATTTGGGATAAGTTATCCAATGAAAAGTGTTCCAGTCTAGTGCTCGTGCAACTGAATCATTTTATCTGTGGAGGGATAGCTATTGCAGTTGGCTTTTCACACCGAATTGGCGATGCTCTAACTCTATTATCATTTGTGGCTTATTGGGCAGGTTTGTCACGCCACTCCTTTGATCACCAGAAACTACTACATGTTTGCCCCTATATCGTGTCTGATCATGAGCAGTCACATGATAACGATTCCAATACATTTAACGTTTCGTTCCCTGAAAAGCACTGGATCACCAAGAATGTAGTCTTTCACAACTCAAACATAGCAAGACTGAAGGCAGATGTTGAAATCAGACACAAATTGCAGGGCAAAGACGAACCAAACTACACAAGAAATGAGCTGGTGACCGCACTCCTCTACAGGTGCGTGGTAGCTGCAGCAGCTACATCAAATGGCGGGGCGTACATCAAGTCTGTTCTGTGCCAGACAGTAAACATAAGGCCTCTGCTCGATCCGCCACTGCCACAGACAAGTGTTGGAAGtttcattaattataataacatTGCAACAGGCACGGAGAATGAAACAGAGTTACATAATTTAGTGGAACGAATAAGAGAAGGAAAGTTGCAGCTTAGACGAAACAAAGGCATGGATGAAATTATAGCGGCAAGACCATTTGAGGAGTTTGAAAAAATGAATAGAATATATCTGGTGAGCAGCATCTGTAGTTTTCCATTGTACGAAATAGATTTCGGATGGGGAAGGCCAGTTAAAGCGACAATTGTGGACATGCCGGTGGTTAATAGCATTATTTTGATGGATACTCCGAGTGGGGATGGTATTGAAGCTATTGTAGGTTTGGAAGAGAAAGAGATGGAAAATTTTCAAGCTCACAGAGACCTGCTTTCCTACATTTCTTTCTAAAaatttcttcttcctcttctgcTTATCAACTGAAATTGATAGTGTGTGTTATTTGTTTGAGTAATGTTTTATGTTGATAAATGTTTAATGTTGATATTAAGCGCTAAAATTTATTGATTGGCTCttcttttttaataatgatggacccctTGCATATATATAACAGTCagccaaatatataaaatttattgctTAGTATCATGTCCACACACTCGACAAACACAATATTTAATCctccttttgtttttttattagttaatgcTTTGATTTTGGTCAAATACTTTTAGGTGCTTTGAACggtagttaaaagtattatttttgagttatttttttgtggattaaaattttgattacatattttttttcataaaaaaaaaattcaaaaaataatatttttaaccatACGGTGAAAGACTTAAAAATGTATGACCAAAATCAAAgcgtaaaataataaaaaaaacagatgGAGTATTAAGAATGGGCATACGAGTTTGCACCCCAACAACAAATGTTACCTGACCATACTTGTTAAATTAGCTATGTACTGATATGTCCAACCATGTTCTGAGACTGATCGAACCATATTCACCTTTTTTGTTTCTGTTGCAGGTTTGGAACTGAGATGTGTTAATGCCATACTCGGTCACCCTGTTATTTAtcacaataattttaaattcaccGCCGACTCGGACATCTTTCACACTATCGTGATAATAACCAATTTCcgtgtttaaaatttttaaataattcataGCTAAAATAACTAATTTTAGAACTAAACATGTTTTTggcatatatattttatctacTCAAGTATTTTTTGTACTTTGAATTTAGGAAATAATGGAtcctttattaaaaataaaatcatcaatatacttaaaataattttctgtaATTTAAACTATGTATTGAATCTACAGAAAAAAGACCCGATTTTAAAAAATAGGAACCATAATTATCCAAAAAGTTTTTGGATCTAAAATTTTGAatgtttagaaatttatttttcaagaaaaatccTAATGTTCAATTATTCTTTTAGATAAGTCATGGTGTAACTAGTTGCCAAAATTTCCCACCACAGAGGTTTATCCTCAATagctttgaaaattataaatattgggcttaaatttatttgtgattttctatttaatatatttagtttggtgattattttgattattattattttagaagtaGCAAAATTTATCCtttatcttattttaattattattttaggcTAGTATTAACGATTTCTTCCTATCTCAAATTTTTTTGGATAGTTTTCAATTTCCATCCCTTCTTTTCAAAGATAGAATTACTGACATCGTCTTATCTTAATTAATTTAGGAAAGCTGGATTACTTGACCTGGCCAAATAGCCTATATATAATAAACCTTGTTAATTTGTTATGTATCCCAAGTATCCTCATTGTGTTATTACagccaaaaaaataataatacaagtATGAATACTTCTCTTTTATCAACTTTTCTTTTCATCCACTTCCTTGCATTTGTTCCTGCTAGTATAATTTCAATCAACCAAGAGAGCACCCCATTTATGATCATGGAGCGCAATCTTGCCATTTCAGCAGCACTGAATGAGGCCGTGCAAGTCCACCATATGTTATCTAGCATGGACTCAAGCTCTTTGGAAGTTCGAACCCAGTCGGCTTGGGCTGATTGTTTGGAGCTCTACGAGGAAAGCATTCAGAAGCTAAATCGTTCCATGTTTTTAACTAACACCATGCAGAATAATATCCATGTCCAGACTTTGTTAAGTTCAGCACTCACCGACCAGGAAACATGCAAAGATGGTTTCATAGATTTCAGCTTAGCTGCTACATATTCCAAGTTGTTTCCCTTGAATGAATCCTCGGAAAACCTTTGCAAAATTCTTGGCATGAATAAAGCTGTAATGGCTTCCCAAACCTCAGGTTTAGCTAGTGAAGAAAAATCAGAAGGGTGGCTCTTACGGAATCGTGGTCTGCCGGAGTGGCTTTCGGAGAGTGATCGCAGGATTCTTCAGGAAGCACCACCCCCACctgatctagtagtagcacagGACGGGTCGGGTAATTACAGGACCATTGGTGACGCTGTGGCGACCGCAGCAGCAGCACAGAAAGGGGGTAAGAGATTTGTTATATACGTGAAAAGAGGAGTGTACAAAGAGTACCCGGTGATCCAGGTTGAGAACTTGACGCTTCTGGGAGATGGAATTGAGGCTACCATTGTTACTGGAAATAGAAGTGTTGCAGATGGTGCAACAACCTCTAATTCAGCAACTTTTGGTGAGTTATGTGCATGtaatatctaattaatattaCCCCTCTGTTCCTCTCGTTCTTTTAcgattttttatattgtttgacatgtattttaaaaatttatataaaacatagttttgtcacttattttttagattaatcttttcgtaaaaaaatttaaatattaaatctttattcagaagaaaaaagaagatcaaaatcatttatcaaactatattttatggaAGCATTAAATATgcatgtaattatatatatatatatatatatatatatatatatatatatatatatatatatgttgcttTTGATTGTGGTGTTCATTTCATGCAGTTgtataagaatttaaatattaaatctttattaaataaaataatcataatcatttatcaaattatattatcaaattatattttatgagagtattAAATATGCATGtgtttgattaattaattatatatatgttgtttttGATTGTGGTGTTAATTTGATGCAGTTGCTCAAGGACGTGGATTGATTGTCCGGGGCATGACATTCGAGAACACAGCCGGTCCCGAAAATCACCAAGCCGTTGCAGTGCGGTCTCAATCCGATTTCTCAGTTTTCTACCAGTGCAGCTTCAAAGGTTATCAAGACACTCTCTATGTCCAGAAAGGCCACCAGTTCTACCGCGACTGTGACATCTATGGAACCGTAGATTTCATATTCGGCAACGCTATTGCAGTCCTCCAAAACTGTAAAATCTTTGTGAGGAAGCCAATGACTCAACAGACCAACGTTATAACCGCGCAAGGGAGAACATGTCCTGATGATCCCACTGGTATTGTGTTGCATGAATGCTTTGTCACCGCCGCCCCCGACTTAAAACCGGTTCAGGGGATGTTTAAGACTTTTCTTGGGAGGCCATGGAAGGAATATTCTAGGACAGTGGTCATGAAAACTTCTCTAGATGATTTAATCGACCCTTCTGGTTGGACTCCATGGAACTCTAGTAACTTTTATCTGGACACCTTGTATTATGGTGAATTCAATAATACTGGAAGAGGTGCAGATACTCTCCACAGAGTCAATTGGCCAGGTTATCATATCATAACAAATGTTGGCGAGGCTCTGAAGTTTACAGTTGGgagtttcttaaataatatacCATGGCTGGGGGATACTGGAGTGCCATTCACTCCTGGCTTGTGAGTCATCGTGATGCTACAAGAATCAGCTGACCAGTTAAATAAATTCGATGGTGATTGGATCATATTATTCAATTAGTTTATGTTAggtttatatatacatagtctGTCGAAACATTTATTATCTATATGTGTGACTAATGGGTTTCGCCCTGTTTATATATCTacgtgtttttaattattttttgtatgtttCTATTTAAACATTTTACTTTATGTTATTGATTAGGTACAAGTAAATGTGCAATATACGATTCTTGTccttgttttattatattatatatatgtagagtcctactccaatcgaaaccaaattagcctaaaaactaaaaatcagtttggacagttttttatcactatttttaactacagaaatcactaatttgtacataacatatcactaatttatatatagcatatctcacggatataaatgtatatatatatacacatatatgtaacgtatatgaccatcatcctCACCCCAAttgtaataatggacctcttaccaccattaccagacgtttccaTGACTTGCCATCATTGTCTATCAATACCAATaatcacatacactttccatcataacttacaaaactaacgactacttaccatcatcatacaacttctcttgcggctttctaccgccaagaaccttcctacggataaaattgatcatctataatcgattatcaatagtttagataagtagattttctcaattttgataataaaaatcgttgtttacatattgtataaaaacagtgattattgcagtataaattagtgatacccgtagttataaatagtggtagggaaactggtttctagtttttattttaagagtggtttccatttgatcatgagcctatatatatatatataggcaagcctttaaatacaaatcaacTCTTAAAtgtatgacaaaaaaaatcaattcttaaatacaaactaaaaactagtTTTACTACCATTATTTTTTTGTTCAGAATCCACATACTCGTACATGAGTTGTATTTGGAGATACAATAGCCGCTACAAAAGATTTCATTCATCCAAAAAagattatcatctaaccgaaggACATGCaagatatctccggacgtttagataataacTCTTTAATATCTGAGAGAAAAAACCCATAAAAGTCTCTAACAAAGATCCtgcaaaaaacaaaagaaacaagaagaacataagctcatatataaaattatttacattatacaaattataaaggataatatatccagaaagaaattatttataaaagtatgtgtatatagagtaaagttctatggagaccacttttaccggagaccgtggagaccacttatgttctgcaagtgaaatattgcataaaaacattgcaaaacgtatagttttgcacatcatgttgtgcaaaatcattatttcactttaaaatcttgaacatcatataagtttcgcatgtagaacattacaaaatgttatattctacaaaatatatttagtttgcaggacattgttcaacttgcagaacatacattatatacttatgaaacatagatgatcttcaacaattttaatgaatacatgatatttgttgaacatacttcacaaaataatgtattttatagtattttgattgcagaacataagtagTCTCtacggtctccaataaaagtggtctccatagaactttactctgtgtatatatatctcaaggtaaaaaaaataaaataaagtcacAACTAAAGAAGGATCTTTGGTTAGACACTAAAGTAACTGAAATATAGTTAATTACTTCTTACAAGCCGAAATATATGCCATCACTCATGGTCACCCATGAATGGTACAAATACGCCTCAATCAAGgcacaattaaaatttaaaccttTTAAAACATCAATATTGACCCCAtaaatgatattaaatattcataaagaatattaattttttttttacttttctatTTAAACATTTTACTTTATGTATATAAATTGATTAGGTACAAGTAAATGTGCAATATAAGATTCTTGtccttgtttttattttatatatatatatatggaaagagagagagagaagaaagTTCTGTGGAGACTGATTTTTGTGGAGGCTTTAGAAACTTAATCACATCATCCATTTCTTACCCATCCAAGGGCTGCAGATATTTGTCCTGCACATTCGTTTTCTCTCTCTAtcctgtcctgcacttctaaatcggtgaacAACAAGCAAAACTTCTAAAtcctgcataacataaaataatacttctataatattggtgttcaatcaccgaaatcctaacaaataaaaataataattgcgtACAAAACAAATATGTAGCtggacattgctatgattggcacttaactcattgtcattgtcctgcaacgaaaTGAATTTGTTGAAAGagaaaataacacttagatatatcacaaatacgcggaacaaattattaatattacactactagaaatgcaggacaaaaatagtgtaaattataaaaatagttttgaattaaaaataaaacaaggaatgcaggacaagaatattaataatacattactagaaatgtaggacaagaatagtgtaaattattaatattacattacaagaaatgcaggacaaaaaatatttaatcatctcCATTAATTGTTGTTAGGTCCatatacgattgtagaaggggggttgaatacaatcgataccaaataatcgtgaaagtgaatctgattggaatatgactagttaatcaaattataattaattaatataacaatgtttgaagtcgttatataatcaatatggttcaattttaatgtccactaatgttcgtagaataaattcgacaggttatattctagattagtgattaaaacaaccgggttatcaaagcacagaaaactgtggatataacaagcaagttatgaacaacttgaaagatttacaaatgctttgattttacaaagtgatgaacacttgaaaatgaagaaactaagccacatttataggcaaagcaatgaactagtaagacaaagCAAAGGAAAGACAAATACAAGCTTGCAAAGACAAAAacaagaagggcaagacaatttaagcttgggcaagacaaattaACACAAAGTAGGACAATTCTAAATTGCCTACCAAGCACTAAAACTCGCCAGAAAGACAATAGGAGGGAAGGCAGGACAATTATCCATGAGAAAGACAAATTAACACAAGGTAGGACAATTCTAGATTGCCTACCAAGTTCTAACACAAGGCAGCAAGACAAATGAGAGGGAAGGTAGGACAAtgtgagattgtcttgctggtgagagggaaggtaagacaattgTTAAGAAATGTCATGCGGACTCCTTTCACCTTCGATAGGACAAACAGGATTTGTCTTGCTGGGCTCCACTTcatttcggcaagacaattggtaattgtcttgctgagccaTGTTTCCTTCCTTAAAGCAagttcggtaggacaatctttgattgtcttgctgagcttgttttgatgattataaatgtaattttgtagtttatattaaatagaaaattattcacttaattaagttaatcatataaattcataaattaaattaattcgagagtgaattaatttaataaataaattacacaattaatataattatttgagaagtgaaataatagtctattaaatatttaatcacccaatcttcagtagaactgcttcctgtcttttttaaactttaataacttcgtcttgatttgtcgatcgacCGAACTatcacttctgcttgacttcgaatatttaatttgagtaactgatacacaaatgtactatcgtgttcatctgtatctagttaaatcaaatattcttcgtcaaataaacaatagagATTTGGCTTGTTCGTcaagtcttcgtcttgtaagttcttcttcattaaatggaatcttctgaataaataaagtatagaaactttataccttctgaactcctggacgtgccacaaaagattatttgtgcactgaggcttgaacatattaatgaacttctttcagtggtgtccagcagcatcctggaattcttctgacatataattctcataagtcatttgacgttcttcgtacggattccgataacTTGCTATTtcctgagc
Protein-coding regions in this window:
- the LOC108219269 gene encoding acyltransferase Pun1, whose product is MNMRGLILFTRQLHVISRSGTSIIKPASPTPENFKVYHLPLHDCMMPNIYIPAIFFYADISKAADHKSTVSNLLKNSLSETLTKYYPYAGRLRPSGSSVDCNDEGVHFVEARIGCKLAHVLEKDPAKEDEQGLGHLFPPLAIWDKLSNEKCSSLVLVQLNHFICGGIAIAVGFSHRIGDALTLLSFVAYWAGLSRHSFDHQKLLHVCPYIVSDHEQSHDNDSNTFNVSFPEKHWITKNVVFHNSNIARLKADVEIRHKLQGKDEPNYTRNELVTALLYRCVVAAAATSNGGAYIKSVLCQTVNIRPLLDPPLPQTSVGSFINYNNIATGTENETELHNLVERIREGKLQLRRNKGMDEIIAARPFEEFEKMNRIYLVSSICSFPLYEIDFGWGRPVKATIVDMPVVNSIILMDTPSGDGIEAIVGLEEKEMENFQAHRDLLSYISF
- the LOC108219278 gene encoding pectinesterase produces the protein MERNLAISAALNEAVQVHHMLSSMDSSSLEVRTQSAWADCLELYEESIQKLNRSMFLTNTMQNNIHVQTLLSSALTDQETCKDGFIDFSLAATYSKLFPLNESSENLCKILGMNKAVMASQTSGLASEEKSEGWLLRNRGLPEWLSESDRRILQEAPPPPDLVVAQDGSGNYRTIGDAVATAAAAQKGGKRFVIYVKRGVYKEYPVIQVENLTLLGDGIEATIVTGNRSVADGATTSNSATFVAQGRGLIVRGMTFENTAGPENHQAVAVRSQSDFSVFYQCSFKGYQDTLYVQKGHQFYRDCDIYGTVDFIFGNAIAVLQNCKIFVRKPMTQQTNVITAQGRTCPDDPTGIVLHECFVTAAPDLKPVQGMFKTFLGRPWKEYSRTVVMKTSLDDLIDPSGWTPWNSSNFYLDTLYYGEFNNTGRGADTLHRVNWPGYHIITNVGEALKFTVGSFLNNIPWLGDTGVPFTPGL